ctttattttttacgtcTTCTCATTTTGtgttttatcttattttttatgttatcatattttttatatcatcttatattttatatcatcttatattttatatcatcttatattttatatcatcttatattttatatcatcttatattttatatcatcttatattttatcgCTTCTCCCTTTTTATtccatattatttaattttttaattttttttatttttcccgtGGTACCTCGAAGGATCTTATTTCTTCATCGTAAATAGCGGAAAGTTTGACGTGTATGTAAACGACAAGAAGGTGAAAACAATGAGTAAAGGATGTTCATTTGGTGAAGCAGCTTTAATACACAATACGCAAAGAAGTGCTACAATAATTGCAGATACAGATGGAACATTATGGGGTGTACAAAGAAGTACCTTTAGAGCTACATTAAAACAATTATCGAAtagaaattttaatgaaaatagaaGCTTTATAGACTCTGTCTCAGTTTTCGATATGTTAACAGAGTCGcagaaaaatatgattacGAATGCATGTGTTATTCAAAATTTCAAGCCTGGTGAAATAATTGTTAAACAAGGAGATTATGGggatgttttatatataatgaaagaaGGTAAAGCTACCgtttatattaatgataaagAGATAAGAATTCTTGACAAAGTAATCATTACATTAACACCTTATACACAATTCATTCCGTTTCTTCTGACGTGCGATTATAGTGCCTGCAGGAGTCGCTAATGCTAAGGAAGTGCACTAGAGCGATTTTTTGTGGATGCTACATTTTGCGTAAAAATGTGTTCATATGCTTTTATATGTGTTCGTGTATACTTGTGTGTAGACCTGTTTGCACCGTTTTACCTTGCGACGTGCAATTGTAAAGGGTTCAGATTAACCTTTTCCGCGTGCGGACTGAAAACTGAGCGAAGGAAAATATGCACTTGTTTCGTTGCTCACAAAGAGGGGCAATTACTTAAGTGAATAGATGtagatatatatgcatgtatctGTACTGTGTGTGTGTGCGTCTGCATAtctttatgtatgtatgtatgcacttGATTggacctttttttttttcactctCCCCCTTTCGCAGGGATCCTACTTTGGGGAACGGGCACTGTTGTATGATGAGCCAAGAAGCGCGACGATCATTGCAAAAGAACCCACTGCTTGTGCATCTATTTGTAGAAAACTACTAAATATTGTTCTAGGAAATTTACAAGTGGTTCTATTTCGAAACATAATGACGGAAGCATTACAGCAAAgtgatatttttaaacaattCAGCTCCGAACAGTTAAACGATTTAGCTGATACGGCAATTGTGAGGGATTATCCAGAGAACTAttacatattacataaagacaaaataaaatcagTTAAGTATATTATCGTTTTAGAAGGAAAGGTAGAACTGTTTTTAGATGATGAGTCTATAGGAATATTGACAAGGGGTAAATCCTTTGGCGATCAGTATGTGTTAAATCAAAAACAGAAATTTAAGCATACAATAAAATCGTTagaaatatgcaaaatagCATTAATAACAGAATCTTGTCTAGCTGACTGTTTAGGAAACAATAACATAGATGCATCtatagattataataataaaaaaagcataataaaaaaaatgtatatatttcgATATTTAACGGAAAAACAATGTAATCTATTAATTGAAGCATTTCGAACGACGAGATATGAAGAAGGCGATTATATAATTCAAGAAGGGGAAGTGGGTTCaagattttatattataaaaaatggagaagtcgaaatagtaaaaaataataaaagattaaGGACATTaggaaaaaatgattattttgGTGAACGTGCATTATTATATGATGAACCTAGAACTGCATCGGTTATTAGTAAAGTAAATAATGTTGAGTGTTGGTTTGTTGATAAGAGTGTTTTCTTACAAATTATCCAAGGTCCTATGTTGACACATTTAgaagaaagaataaaaatgcaaGATACTAAAGTGGAAATGGAAGATTTAGAAACAGAACGAATTATTGGTAGAGGTACATTCGGTACTGTTAAATTAGTGCACCATATACCAACCAAAATTAGATATGCATTAAAGTGTGTTAGTAAGAGaagtattataaatttaaatcaacaaaataatataaaattagaaagaGAAATAACCGCAGAAAATGATCATCCATTTATTATTCGTTTGGTTAGAACTTTTAAagattcaaaatatttttatttccttacAGAACTAGTAACAGGAGGTGAGTTATATGAAGCTATTAGAAAGTTAGGTCTATTAACGATACCACAAGCACAGTTTTATTTAGGATCGATCATATTAGCTATAGAATATCTACATGAAAGAAATATAGTCTATAGAGATTTAAAACCAGAAAACATTTTGTTAGATAAACAAGGctatgtaaaattaattgaTTTTGGATGTgctaaaaaaatacaagGTAGAGCATATACATTAGTTGGTACTCCTCACTACATGGCACCTGAAGTTATATTAGGAAAAGGATATGGTTGTACTGTTGATATCTGGGCTTTAGGagtatgtttatatgaatttatatgtGGACCATTACCATTCGGAAATGATGAAGAAGATCAATTAGAAATCTTTCGTGATATATTAACAGGACAACTCACTTTTCCTGATTATGTTATAGACAAAGATAGTATTAACTTGATGAAAAGATTGTTATGTAGATTACCTCAAGGAAGAATTGGTTGTTCTATTAATGGATTTAAAGATATTAAAGAACATGCTTTTTTTTCGACTTTTAACTGGGATAAGCTAGCAGGCCGTCTTCTTGATCCTCCTTTGGTTTCAAAGACAGAAACTTATGCAGAGGATATTGACGTTAAGCAAATTGAAAAGGAGGGAGCCTTGGATGAAGAGGAATCCTTCAACGATGACGATACATGGGACATCGACTTCTGAGCAGAGCGGGAGGTAGACGAAAGCGCGTACCTCTAAACATGATAGTCATTGCGGCGTAGAGGTGATTTGCAATTCGTCCATTGAACTGCACGaacacatgtacatgtgcaGACAGGTCCTTTGAATTTGATCAGCCCTCTTCGAACCA
This genomic interval from Plasmodium brasilianum strain Bolivian I chromosome 13, whole genome shotgun sequence contains the following:
- a CDS encoding cGMP-dependent protein kinase, which produces MDDDSNAPKKGSERNKKKAIFSNDDFSGEDSLMEDHLQLQEKLAEDIEMIKTSLKNNLVCSTLNDSEILTLSNYMQFFVFKNGDLVIKQGEKGSYFFIVNSGKFDVYVNDKKVKTMSKGCSFGEAALIHNTQRSATIIADTDGTLWGVQRSTFRATLKQLSNRNFNENRSFIDSVSVFDMLTESQKNMITNACVIQNFKPGEIIVKQGDYGDVLYIMKEGKATVYINDKEIRILDKGSYFGERALLYDEPRSATIIAKEPTACASICRKLLNIVLGNLQVVLFRNIMTEALQQSDIFKQFSSEQLNDLADTAIVRDYPENYYILHKDKIKSVKYIIVLEGKVELFLDDESIGILTRGKSFGDQYVLNQKQKFKHTIKSLEICKIALITESCLADCLGNNNIDASIDYNNKKSIIKKMYIFRYLTEKQCNLLIEAFRTTRYEEGDYIIQEGEVGSRFYIIKNGEVEIVKNNKRLRTLGKNDYFGERALLYDEPRTASVISKVNNVECWFVDKSVFLQIIQGPMLTHLEERIKMQDTKVEMEDLETERIIGRGTFGTVKLVHHIPTKIRYALKCVSKRSIINLNQQNNIKLEREITAENDHPFIIRLVRTFKDSKYFYFLTELVTGGELYEAIRKLGLLTIPQAQFYLGSIILAIEYLHERNIVYRDLKPENILLDKQGYVKLIDFGCAKKIQGRAYTLVGTPHYMAPEVILGKGYGCTVDIWALGVCLYEFICGPLPFGNDEEDQLEIFRDILTGQLTFPDYVIDKDSINLMKRLLCRLPQGRIGCSINGFKDIKEHAFFSTFNWDKLAGRLLDPPLVSKTETYAEDIDVKQIEKEGALDEEESFNDDDTWDIDF